One genomic segment of Romeriopsis navalis LEGE 11480 includes these proteins:
- a CDS encoding Vat family streptogramin A O-acetyltransferase: protein MLNGANPKDKHPMPGFPQICFIQNTVSHPNIEIGDYTYYDDPDDSENFARNVLYHFPFIGDRLIIGKFCAIARGVKFIMNGANHKIDGFSTYPFQIFGKGWEKVMPQPGDLPNKGDTVIGNDVWLGYEATIMPGVQVGHGAIIAAKSVVVSDVQPYTIVGGNPAKLIRQRFDDDVVRSLLKIAWWDWDSAKITRNLEHIVAADIAMLSASE from the coding sequence ATGCTAAACGGTGCCAATCCTAAAGATAAACATCCCATGCCGGGATTTCCCCAAATTTGCTTTATTCAAAATACGGTATCACACCCAAACATCGAAATTGGCGACTATACCTACTACGACGATCCGGATGACTCAGAAAACTTTGCGCGGAATGTTCTCTATCATTTTCCCTTTATTGGCGATCGCTTAATCATTGGTAAGTTCTGCGCGATCGCCCGTGGCGTCAAGTTCATTATGAATGGGGCAAATCATAAAATTGACGGATTCTCAACTTACCCGTTTCAGATTTTTGGCAAAGGCTGGGAAAAGGTGATGCCACAGCCAGGGGATTTACCCAACAAAGGAGACACAGTGATCGGTAATGATGTCTGGCTCGGCTATGAAGCAACGATCATGCCCGGTGTGCAAGTCGGTCATGGGGCCATCATTGCAGCAAAGTCGGTTGTGGTCAGTGACGTGCAACCTTATACGATCGTTGGGGGGAATCCCGCAAAGTTAATTCGACAGCGATTTGATGATGACGTGGTGCGATCGCTACTCAAGATTGCTTGGTGGGATTGGGATAGCGCAAAAATCACCCGCAACTTAGAGCACATCGTAGCAGCAGATATTGCGATGTTATCAGCAAGTGAATAA
- a CDS encoding glutamine synthetase III family protein: MSGNAARVQAVQQIVNRELMPPKAPSSLEAIWAENVFDLAKMQASLPKATFKSIKKTIVTGQKLDPSTADAVATAMRDWAMSKGALYYAHVFYPMTNMTAEKHDGFISVQDGKAIAEFSGKLLMQGEPDGSSFPNGGIRDTFEARGYTAWDVSSPAYIMDTDNGSTLCIPTVFLSWTGEALDKKVPLLRSIEAMNKAASKVLSLLGHKEIAPVNSSCGAEQEYFLIDSNFASQRPDMLLAGRTLFGKAPAKGQQFDDHYFGAIPERVQVFMQDVEEQLYKLGIPAKTRHNEVAPGQFEIAPIFEAANVASDHQQLIMTTLRHTAKKHGFICLLHEKPFAGINGSGKHVNWSVGNATQGNLLDPGDSPHENAQFLVFCGAVIRGVHKYGPLMRAAIANASNDHRLGANEAPPAIMSVYLGSQIEQVFDQIKNGSISESSKKGVMDLGVSVVPPLTKDAGDRNRTSPFAFTGNRFEFRAVGSSQSVSGPLIVLNTMLADSLEWIAGRLEAELANGDQNTAILTVLKEVMSLHGAVIFGGNGYSEEWHKMAVEERGLANLPTTADALPWLKHDSIKTLFSTTGVLTPVELESRFEVYAEQYILSIDVEAKLVESMSKTIVYPAAVEYLSKLSSTIRGLVDLGVSLEKDSAKKVADLTNALVASTDKLSAAIAKEDFGSTEEHMQYCAGTVRPLMDEVRASADALEAVVADDCWPLPTYQEMLFIK, encoded by the coding sequence ATGAGTGGAAATGCAGCCCGCGTTCAAGCAGTTCAGCAGATTGTTAATCGAGAGCTGATGCCGCCGAAAGCCCCGTCTAGCCTCGAAGCGATTTGGGCCGAGAACGTTTTTGATCTCGCAAAAATGCAGGCGAGTCTCCCTAAAGCTACCTTTAAGTCGATCAAGAAAACGATCGTCACAGGTCAGAAATTAGATCCCTCGACTGCTGATGCTGTAGCAACAGCCATGCGTGATTGGGCCATGTCGAAGGGCGCACTTTACTATGCCCACGTGTTCTATCCGATGACGAACATGACGGCAGAGAAGCACGATGGTTTCATCTCGGTTCAAGATGGTAAGGCAATCGCTGAGTTTTCCGGCAAGCTACTGATGCAGGGTGAGCCAGATGGTTCTTCCTTCCCGAACGGGGGTATCCGCGATACCTTCGAAGCCCGGGGTTATACCGCTTGGGACGTGAGCAGCCCGGCTTACATCATGGATACGGATAATGGCTCAACGCTATGTATCCCGACTGTGTTCCTCTCCTGGACTGGTGAGGCACTCGATAAGAAAGTGCCATTACTACGATCGATCGAAGCGATGAATAAGGCTGCAAGTAAGGTTTTGAGCCTGCTTGGTCATAAGGAGATTGCACCCGTTAACTCCAGCTGTGGTGCGGAGCAAGAGTACTTCTTGATCGACTCCAACTTTGCTAGCCAGCGCCCGGATATGTTGTTGGCCGGTCGGACATTATTCGGTAAAGCCCCAGCCAAAGGTCAACAGTTTGATGACCATTACTTCGGCGCCATCCCGGAGCGCGTGCAGGTCTTCATGCAGGATGTGGAAGAGCAGCTTTACAAGCTCGGCATCCCGGCCAAGACCCGTCACAACGAAGTGGCACCGGGGCAATTTGAGATTGCGCCAATTTTTGAAGCGGCGAACGTCGCCAGTGACCACCAGCAGTTGATCATGACCACACTGCGTCACACTGCGAAGAAGCACGGTTTCATCTGCTTGCTACATGAGAAGCCCTTCGCCGGGATCAATGGTTCGGGTAAGCACGTGAACTGGTCTGTCGGTAACGCAACTCAGGGTAACTTGCTTGATCCCGGCGATTCCCCCCACGAAAATGCTCAGTTCCTCGTCTTCTGTGGTGCAGTCATCCGTGGTGTACATAAGTACGGTCCGTTAATGCGGGCGGCGATCGCGAATGCCAGTAACGACCACCGCTTGGGCGCGAACGAAGCACCACCTGCAATCATGTCGGTTTACTTAGGTTCGCAAATCGAACAGGTGTTTGACCAAATCAAGAATGGTTCGATTTCTGAGTCTTCCAAAAAAGGCGTCATGGACCTCGGCGTAAGCGTTGTCCCACCGTTGACGAAGGATGCAGGGGATCGGAACCGAACATCACCGTTTGCCTTCACGGGTAACCGCTTTGAGTTCCGGGCCGTTGGTTCGAGCCAGTCGGTTTCTGGTCCGCTAATTGTGTTGAACACAATGTTGGCTGATTCCTTGGAGTGGATTGCCGGTCGCTTAGAAGCCGAGTTGGCTAATGGTGACCAAAACACTGCCATCCTAACTGTGCTCAAGGAAGTCATGAGCCTGCACGGTGCGGTAATCTTCGGTGGTAACGGTTACTCGGAAGAGTGGCATAAGATGGCGGTCGAAGAGCGGGGCTTGGCCAACTTGCCGACTACTGCAGATGCTTTGCCTTGGTTGAAGCATGATTCGATCAAAACGCTATTCTCCACTACGGGTGTTTTGACGCCGGTTGAGTTGGAAAGCCGGTTTGAAGTCTATGCCGAGCAGTACATCCTGTCGATCGACGTTGAAGCGAAGCTCGTTGAGAGTATGTCGAAGACGATCGTTTATCCAGCGGCAGTTGAATACCTCTCGAAGTTGTCTTCGACGATTCGCGGTTTGGTTGACTTGGGTGTTTCCTTGGAGAAGGATAGCGCCAAGAAAGTTGCTGACCTAACGAATGCGTTGGTTGCCTCCACCGATAAGCTCAGTGCGGCAATTGCGAAGGAAGACTTCGGCTCAACAGAGGAGCACATGCAGTACTGCGCCGGTACGGTTCGTCCGTTAATGGATGAAGTCCGGGCTTCGGCGGATGCGTTGGAAGCTGTGGTGGCTGATGACTGCTGGCCACTACCGACTTACCAGGAAATGCTGTTTATCAAGTAA
- a CDS encoding TetR/AcrR family transcriptional regulator, with protein sequence MPRSKSPRLPARDRILAKASELFYQEGTQNVGIDRIIAESGVAKMSLYNHFKSKDALIAAWLQQRDEQWRTWFRATVEASAVEPQERLLAVFDTLGEWFDQADFRGCAFINSTVELVNPEHPGYQIALQHQQAIADYVLELVKADGQPYPEALTQQLLILIEGAIIVAMMQGNPAAALSAKQAAATLLSTRLESIA encoded by the coding sequence ATGCCTCGTTCCAAATCACCTCGTCTACCGGCACGCGATCGCATCCTGGCTAAAGCCTCGGAGCTGTTCTACCAAGAAGGTACGCAAAATGTCGGCATCGATCGGATTATTGCTGAGTCAGGCGTTGCAAAAATGTCGCTGTATAACCACTTCAAGTCAAAAGATGCACTGATTGCGGCTTGGTTGCAGCAGCGAGATGAGCAATGGCGAACTTGGTTTCGAGCAACGGTTGAGGCAAGCGCTGTTGAGCCTCAAGAGCGTTTGTTGGCCGTATTTGACACCTTGGGCGAATGGTTTGATCAAGCGGACTTTCGTGGTTGTGCATTTATCAATTCAACGGTGGAGTTGGTTAACCCAGAACATCCTGGTTATCAGATTGCCCTCCAACATCAACAGGCGATTGCGGATTATGTGCTGGAATTGGTGAAAGCTGACGGACAGCCGTATCCTGAGGCCCTAACTCAGCAATTGTTGATTTTGATCGAAGGCGCGATTATTGTCGCGATGATGCAGGGGAATCCCGCTGCTGCGCTCAGTGCAAAGCAGGCGGCTGCGACCTTACTCAGTACACGGCTCGAGTCGATCGCATGA
- a CDS encoding DUF11 domain-containing protein, with translation MISVAKAFTRSSTQRSPIVNQLGALASSLAIGAISITSTLLYAPSAMAQTFTCDGKFYLAQNNPSNYFIVNTATNALDPALNPGVYTNAIGYNRVDDFIYGIHANNGNIYRIKSDGTFDSLGTVTDGNGTVIRSFAGDVDPNGIFYILNTSQTTAEGPRRRVLYRIQVTGQGTAQLIGSTLLSEAVSVADLAFNPIDGRAYGVQGSRVVQVDPNTGNVVRFTTTATPSISSAGATYFDGFGNFYAYNNGSGNIIRYVLSGTTATGTLYATGPRVSLNDGAACPYRPQLQKTVSPTPIRAGQRITYTYQIANPNPNAAVNGVTFTDVMPATDGRTYVPGTLSVPGGIGGTPSFSNGNKTLTINGLNLPPNSVNTLSIEVDVPLNTPSGFVQNQANLTLTSGVVIESDFPPTGTPEDETPLEILPPFADLSLSKSVDNPLATNGDQVIYTISVTNTGPGDATGVTISEPLAAGLNFVSSTPSQGTYNSGTGQWAVGTIPNGTTATLQITVDVTTATPTTNTSQVTASDQPDPDSTPNNNDPNEDDQGSVTIPTAASDLNLTKTLQTATPINLGDNVTFQISVRNDGASNATGVTITDQLPPGLTFVSATPSDGTDTYDPVTGLWTLGNLANGTTNTIDIIATVDTVNAINNVALVSGLDQVDPDPTDNQDDATVPAQQADLSLTKSASNNTPNLGENVTFTLTVTNNGPNNASGVEVTDQLPAGLALVSATPTDPTDIYNSNTGVWTIGNIPNGGNATLTIVATANSTDTLTNTATITDTDQSDPNPNNNSDNDTVDGQQADLSLTKSANPTNATNGDTLTYTITVNNNGPDPATNVQVLEQIPAGLTVGSITPEPGSTFNVVSPNIWNIPTIPSGGTATLTIQGVVNTTAPIVNVARIEASDQPDPDSTAGNDDLSEDDQDSVVTPAQQADLELTKTVDNATPNVGDNATYTLTLFNNAAGVAPATPVAATNVQITDQLPAGMTFVAATPSQGTYNPTSGIWNVGTVPINGTVTLQIVAVAGTTNTLTNTATVTDSDQVDPDPNDNQDTADVTGQLADLEVNKTVDNPNAELGDTINYTVTINNNGPSTATNVQVLEQIPAGLINVSSSTTGSTSFDPNTNLWTIGTMANGATETLTITATIDTVQAITNVASVTNVDQPDPDSDPSDDDTGEDDTGVNTLGQRSDPNLRLVKRITQLVGINGTTNFTSFANTSNNANLLQQAGLTPIGASQVNTNPPAQSGDIVEYTIYFLSDGNVPATPAAVCDLIPPNTTFLPNGYGPNQGLQIQFAGATTPTAQTNAADGDAAAYYSPLAPLPAGNPCVNPANPNGAVLINFGAVASTPGANTGFIRFRVQLN, from the coding sequence ATGATTTCTGTTGCCAAAGCCTTCACCCGTTCATCCACTCAGCGATCACCCATCGTTAACCAACTCGGTGCCCTCGCAAGTTCACTCGCGATCGGCGCAATTAGTATTACTTCAACGCTGCTATATGCACCAAGTGCGATGGCGCAAACCTTTACCTGCGATGGTAAGTTCTACCTGGCCCAAAATAATCCCTCCAATTATTTTATTGTCAACACCGCCACCAACGCACTCGATCCAGCATTGAACCCTGGCGTCTATACCAACGCGATCGGCTACAACCGCGTAGATGATTTCATCTATGGCATTCATGCGAATAATGGCAATATCTATCGTATCAAATCCGATGGGACGTTTGACTCCCTTGGCACTGTAACCGACGGCAATGGTACTGTAATCCGCAGCTTTGCTGGCGACGTTGACCCCAACGGCATTTTCTACATTCTCAACACCAGTCAGACTACGGCCGAAGGCCCGAGACGTCGTGTACTATACCGCATCCAAGTTACCGGCCAAGGCACAGCCCAGTTAATCGGCAGTACCTTACTAAGCGAAGCCGTCAGCGTCGCTGACTTAGCCTTTAATCCGATCGATGGTCGCGCCTACGGCGTCCAAGGCAGTAGGGTCGTACAAGTCGATCCCAATACGGGAAACGTTGTCCGCTTCACCACAACTGCAACCCCCTCCATCAGTAGCGCTGGGGCCACCTATTTTGACGGCTTCGGTAATTTTTATGCCTATAACAATGGCAGTGGCAATATCATCCGCTACGTCCTATCCGGCACGACTGCGACCGGTACGCTATATGCCACTGGCCCACGGGTCAGCCTCAATGACGGAGCCGCTTGCCCCTATCGTCCGCAACTCCAAAAAACCGTATCGCCAACACCGATTCGGGCCGGACAGCGGATTACTTATACGTATCAAATTGCTAACCCTAACCCTAATGCCGCAGTCAATGGCGTCACATTCACCGATGTCATGCCCGCAACTGATGGTCGGACCTACGTCCCAGGGACATTATCAGTTCCCGGTGGGATTGGCGGAACGCCCAGCTTTAGCAATGGCAATAAAACACTCACCATTAACGGTTTGAACCTGCCGCCGAATTCGGTGAATACACTATCGATCGAAGTTGATGTTCCACTCAATACCCCCTCGGGATTCGTCCAAAACCAAGCTAACCTCACACTGACTAGCGGCGTGGTGATTGAGTCTGACTTCCCACCAACTGGAACACCCGAAGACGAAACACCGCTCGAAATTTTGCCGCCCTTTGCCGATCTATCCCTGAGCAAATCCGTAGATAATCCCCTCGCGACCAATGGCGATCAAGTTATCTATACAATCAGTGTCACCAATACAGGGCCTGGTGATGCGACGGGGGTGACCATCAGTGAACCACTCGCGGCGGGGCTAAATTTTGTCTCCTCCACCCCGAGCCAAGGCACTTACAACAGTGGTACGGGCCAATGGGCCGTCGGCACAATTCCCAATGGTACAACGGCAACCTTACAAATCACCGTAGATGTCACAACCGCCACACCGACGACAAATACCAGCCAAGTCACCGCATCCGATCAACCTGATCCTGACTCAACTCCCAACAATAATGATCCCAACGAAGATGATCAAGGCAGCGTCACAATTCCCACAGCAGCTTCTGACTTAAACCTGACCAAAACACTACAGACCGCGACACCGATTAATTTAGGGGACAACGTCACTTTCCAGATTAGTGTGCGCAATGATGGTGCAAGTAATGCAACCGGCGTCACCATCACCGATCAGCTGCCCCCCGGATTGACGTTCGTCTCAGCCACTCCAAGCGATGGTACCGACACATACGATCCAGTTACCGGACTTTGGACATTAGGCAATTTAGCCAACGGGACAACGAATACAATCGACATTATAGCGACGGTTGATACCGTCAACGCGATTAATAATGTGGCGTTAGTCAGCGGTTTAGATCAAGTTGACCCCGATCCAACTGATAATCAAGATGATGCCACGGTTCCGGCCCAACAAGCCGATCTGAGTCTAACTAAGAGCGCCAGTAATAACACCCCAAACCTCGGCGAGAACGTCACCTTCACATTGACAGTGACAAATAATGGCCCGAATAATGCCTCCGGCGTTGAAGTCACCGATCAATTACCAGCTGGGTTAGCTCTAGTTTCCGCCACTCCAACCGATCCGACTGACATCTACAATAGTAATACCGGCGTTTGGACGATCGGGAATATCCCGAATGGTGGTAACGCTACGCTGACGATCGTCGCCACGGCCAACTCCACCGATACCCTTACCAATACCGCGACCATCACCGATACGGATCAAAGCGACCCCAATCCCAACAATAATTCTGACAATGACACCGTTGATGGTCAGCAAGCCGATCTTTCATTAACGAAATCGGCCAACCCCACCAATGCGACGAATGGCGATACGCTAACCTACACCATTACAGTCAATAATAATGGCCCTGACCCGGCCACCAATGTGCAAGTTTTGGAGCAAATCCCCGCCGGTCTCACCGTTGGCAGCATTACACCGGAGCCCGGTAGTACGTTTAATGTTGTCAGTCCAAACATTTGGAATATTCCGACGATTCCGAGCGGTGGCACCGCCACACTAACGATTCAAGGTGTCGTGAATACCACAGCACCGATCGTCAATGTCGCTCGGATTGAAGCCTCTGATCAACCAGACCCTGACTCCACGGCGGGCAATGATGACCTCAGTGAAGACGACCAAGATAGCGTTGTCACGCCTGCCCAACAAGCTGATCTCGAATTAACTAAAACCGTCGATAATGCCACCCCGAATGTCGGGGATAACGCAACTTACACGCTGACGTTATTTAACAATGCCGCTGGGGTTGCCCCCGCCACACCGGTCGCCGCCACAAATGTCCAAATCACTGACCAACTCCCAGCCGGCATGACTTTTGTCGCGGCGACACCGAGTCAGGGCACCTATAACCCAACGAGCGGCATTTGGAATGTGGGAACCGTGCCGATCAATGGCACGGTGACGCTGCAAATTGTGGCTGTTGCTGGCACGACGAATACCCTCACCAATACGGCCACCGTAACTGATAGCGATCAAGTTGATCCTGATCCCAATGACAACCAAGATACAGCAGATGTCACGGGCCAATTAGCCGATCTGGAAGTCAACAAAACCGTCGATAATCCCAATGCCGAACTCGGCGATACCATCAACTACACCGTTACCATTAACAACAACGGCCCGAGCACTGCGACCAACGTCCAAGTCCTGGAACAAATTCCCGCCGGTTTGATTAACGTTTCAAGCAGTACCACAGGCAGTACGAGCTTCGATCCCAATACCAATCTTTGGACGATCGGCACAATGGCCAATGGTGCAACTGAAACATTGACGATTACAGCAACGATTGATACGGTCCAAGCGATTACCAACGTCGCTTCTGTAACTAATGTTGATCAGCCTGACCCGGATTCCGACCCCAGTGATGACGATACCGGCGAAGACGATACAGGGGTCAATACGCTGGGTCAGCGGAGCGACCCGAATCTCCGCTTGGTCAAACGCATCACCCAACTCGTTGGGATAAATGGCACCACGAATTTTACGAGTTTTGCCAATACTTCCAACAATGCCAACTTGCTCCAACAAGCCGGATTAACTCCGATCGGCGCATCCCAGGTCAATACCAATCCACCCGCCCAGAGTGGTGACATCGTAGAATACACCATTTACTTCCTATCGGATGGCAATGTCCCAGCAACACCCGCCGCCGTCTGTGACTTGATTCCACCAAATACCACGTTCCTACCTAATGGTTATGGGCCAAACCAGGGCTTGCAAATTCAGTTTGCTGGCGCGACGACTCCAACGGCCCAAACAAATGCGGCGGATGGCGATGCAGCGGCATATTATTCGCCCTTAGCCCCGCTTCCGGCAGGCAACCCTTGTGTTAATCCAGCCAACCCAAATGGCGCAGTCCTAATTAATTTTGGCGCTGTGGCTAGCACACCTGGCGCAAACACCGGCTTTATCCGCTTCCGCGTACAGTTGAACTAA
- a CDS encoding TonB-dependent receptor has product MRSHTFHQVQLVWLTSSCSALLLAAPTLASQTPVIEAKSVEAKPVATKPVAAQPSEQKQVEAIDATLVAQPLVVNEPVVQSIAIEPEIDEELAVMQELPGDRLANPALSSPIGSPIQLPTETDQTVLKFGAVDDPRIPADGRSIVELSGQILDAKGNKITQDALVTLTTATGKFIGDDYDPDQVGFQVLATQGEFKAQLQSTVKAGRVRVRAGIDPRLNAVNQKNPDWFYPTQVLEAYTQIEFITSLRPAITTGTLAFRLGADGANYWRSFREFLRPDANGTALDVDAAIFSTGKLGDWRVTTSYNNRRPLNQTCDGRNEVMRNDQLCENRYGVYGDSSNTEYTTPSTDSLFFKLERTSPTLNADPDYVMWGDYGTNELARRSQLFTATTQQLHGLKLNYNVGDLQLTGLYSNSVNGLGRDQITPDGTSGYYFLSNRLVIGGTETIYIETEQLERPGFVVKRQPMYRGSDYEIDYDRGTLLFRRPIQATEYDLFGNTLVRRIVATYQFENNGNNTNFYGGRLQYNFARELSNPSLAGLSYMRSDRGAQDFELYGADLRVPLGKAGQIVGEIARSNNQSPLTGDIDGTAYRLEANTGVADWLKARAYYRSVTENFSNNATTSFTPGQTRYGTELNASVTPSTNLGFSFDFEENYGVAAAPRLTFFDIFNPQPTATPGSAVNNTLTTIRAGIAQQLGASTASLEYVSRDREDRIGNTFTGDTEQLVSRLNVPMSPSLTFLAQNELNLQNANDPLYPNRTTLGLDWKAFPGISLRLAHQFLEGGLFGGNSITSLGTLLDYKLSEDASVTGRYTLLGGTNGVLGQGAVGLKYRWAVAPGLRMNLGYERIFGSVVGGTAAGNQFLQPYAVGQTASSLGLLSGDSYNIGFDYTENPDFKASARLEHRDSSAGSNTVISAAADGRVSSSLTALFRYQKANAANQLISGLGDTTKLRLGLAYRNPDRDDWNALLRYEYRRNPSTIPDTLLLGSGTGSREHLFAFETIYEPDPKWEFYGKYAYRSSTSRLASNFVNNSAIHLAQLRAAYQFDYHWDIAAEGRLIAQPTANYNETGFAVELGYYPSPDLRFFLGYSFGRADDEDFTGTRSRGGPYIGVGLKVNELFNGFGRQSLPPVKTAQTNEPQDSNAAQAQPEKVTALKTPQSPQPIDVTRPQTDKLATPETTVESPPKTIPKRY; this is encoded by the coding sequence ATGCGCTCGCACACGTTTCATCAAGTTCAGTTGGTCTGGCTGACCAGCAGTTGCAGCGCACTTTTGCTGGCCGCGCCGACCCTGGCAAGCCAAACGCCAGTCATTGAAGCAAAGTCAGTTGAAGCAAAGCCAGTTGCAACAAAGCCGGTTGCAGCACAACCCAGTGAACAAAAACAAGTGGAAGCGATCGATGCAACACTTGTCGCTCAACCACTAGTCGTCAACGAACCTGTAGTTCAGTCGATTGCCATCGAACCGGAAATTGACGAAGAACTAGCCGTCATGCAGGAATTACCCGGCGATCGCCTGGCCAATCCGGCCCTCAGCAGCCCGATCGGTAGCCCGATCCAACTGCCAACTGAGACTGACCAAACCGTCCTCAAATTTGGGGCCGTCGATGACCCCCGCATTCCCGCCGATGGTCGATCGATCGTCGAACTCAGCGGTCAAATCCTCGATGCTAAGGGCAACAAGATTACCCAAGATGCCCTTGTTACCCTGACCACCGCCACGGGTAAATTTATCGGTGATGACTACGACCCCGACCAAGTGGGTTTCCAAGTCCTGGCGACCCAAGGTGAATTCAAAGCCCAGCTCCAATCCACCGTTAAAGCGGGACGAGTCCGAGTCCGAGCGGGGATTGACCCACGACTAAACGCAGTCAATCAGAAAAATCCTGACTGGTTCTATCCGACCCAGGTGCTGGAAGCCTATACCCAGATCGAATTTATTACGAGTCTGCGACCGGCAATCACGACGGGTACTTTAGCCTTTCGTCTGGGCGCAGACGGCGCGAACTACTGGCGCAGCTTCCGCGAATTTCTGCGGCCCGACGCCAATGGGACAGCGCTTGATGTCGATGCGGCAATTTTTAGCACGGGTAAACTCGGCGATTGGCGGGTCACGACGTCCTACAACAACCGTCGTCCCCTGAACCAAACCTGCGACGGTCGCAACGAGGTGATGCGCAATGATCAGCTCTGCGAAAATCGCTACGGCGTCTACGGTGATAGCTCGAACACGGAATACACGACGCCGTCCACCGATAGTCTATTTTTCAAACTCGAACGCACTTCCCCCACCCTCAACGCAGACCCCGACTACGTCATGTGGGGCGACTACGGCACCAATGAGCTGGCGCGGCGATCTCAGCTGTTTACCGCCACCACCCAGCAGTTGCACGGTCTCAAGCTCAACTATAACGTCGGCGACTTGCAGCTCACCGGCCTCTACAGCAACAGCGTCAACGGTCTGGGCCGCGACCAAATCACCCCCGACGGCACTAGCGGCTACTACTTCCTCTCGAATCGCTTAGTGATTGGCGGGACGGAAACGATCTACATCGAAACCGAGCAGCTCGAACGTCCCGGTTTTGTGGTCAAGCGACAACCAATGTATCGCGGTAGTGACTACGAAATTGATTACGATCGTGGCACACTGCTATTTCGCCGACCGATTCAAGCCACGGAGTACGATCTATTTGGCAATACCCTAGTCCGTCGAATTGTCGCCACCTACCAGTTTGAAAACAACGGCAACAACACCAACTTCTACGGGGGCCGCCTACAGTACAACTTTGCCCGTGAGCTGAGCAATCCCAGCCTAGCCGGACTCAGCTATATGCGCTCCGATCGGGGTGCCCAGGACTTCGAACTCTACGGGGCCGACCTGCGCGTCCCCCTTGGCAAAGCGGGGCAAATCGTCGGCGAAATTGCTCGATCGAATAATCAATCCCCCCTCACCGGCGATATCGATGGCACGGCCTACAGGCTAGAAGCCAATACCGGCGTCGCTGACTGGCTGAAAGCACGGGCTTACTATCGATCAGTGACCGAGAACTTCTCGAATAACGCCACGACCAGCTTTACGCCGGGTCAAACCCGCTACGGCACAGAACTCAACGCCAGCGTCACGCCCAGCACGAACCTCGGGTTTAGCTTTGACTTTGAAGAAAACTACGGTGTCGCCGCCGCGCCCCGGCTCACTTTCTTCGATATTTTCAACCCACAGCCCACAGCGACACCCGGTAGTGCGGTCAACAATACACTGACCACGATTCGCGCTGGTATCGCCCAACAGCTCGGCGCATCGACGGCCAGTCTAGAATATGTCAGCCGCGATCGCGAGGACCGGATTGGCAATACATTCACTGGGGATACCGAGCAGTTGGTATCGCGCCTGAATGTGCCGATGAGTCCGAGCCTCACCTTCTTGGCTCAAAACGAACTCAACCTACAAAACGCCAACGATCCGCTGTACCCGAATCGCACCACCCTCGGCCTCGACTGGAAAGCCTTCCCCGGCATCTCCCTGCGCCTGGCTCATCAGTTCTTAGAAGGTGGGTTATTCGGGGGGAATTCCATTACCAGTCTCGGCACATTACTCGATTATAAACTCAGCGAAGATGCCAGTGTGACGGGTCGCTATACCCTGCTCGGTGGCACCAACGGTGTCCTGGGCCAAGGCGCAGTCGGACTGAAATATCGCTGGGCCGTCGCCCCTGGTCTGCGGATGAATCTGGGCTACGAGCGGATCTTCGGCAGTGTGGTCGGTGGTACAGCAGCAGGCAACCAATTCCTCCAACCCTACGCCGTCGGTCAAACGGCTTCGAGTCTGGGACTGCTCTCCGGCGATAGCTACAATATCGGCTTTGACTATACCGAGAACCCGGATTTCAAAGCCAGCGCCCGGCTCGAACATCGCGATTCCAGCGCCGGTAGCAATACCGTGATTTCCGCTGCCGCTGATGGTCGCGTATCTTCATCGCTGACGGCCCTGTTCCGCTACCAAAAAGCCAATGCTGCCAACCAACTAATCAGCGGCCTCGGTGATACGACCAAGCTGCGTCTGGGTCTGGCCTATCGCAACCCCGATCGTGACGACTGGAATGCCCTATTGCGGTATGAATATCGCCGCAATCCCTCGACGATTCCGGATACCTTACTCCTGGGCAGCGGCACCGGCTCCCGTGAGCATCTCTTCGCCTTCGAAACGATTTATGAGCCGGACCCGAAATGGGAGTTTTATGGCAAATATGCCTATCGCTCTAGCACCTCCCGGCTGGCCAGCAACTTTGTCAACAACAGTGCGATTCACCTGGCCCAACTGCGCGCCGCTTACCAATTCGACTATCACTGGGATATTGCCGCTGAAGGACGTCTGATTGCTCAACCCACCGCCAACTACAACGAAACTGGCTTTGCGGTCGAACTGGGTTATTACCCCTCTCCCGATTTACGCTTCTTCCTCGGCTACAGCTTTGGCCGCGCTGATGATGAAGACTTTACGGGCACGCGATCGCGCGGTGGCCCTTACATTGGTGTGGGCCTGAAGGTGAATGAGCTATTCAACGGCTTCGGGCGGCAGTCACTTCCCCCGGTGAAAACGGCCCAAACCAACGAACCGCAAGACTCAAACGCCGCACAAGCCCAACCGGAAAAAGTCACCGCACTGAAAACGCCGCAATCGCCGCAGCCGATCGACGTAACTAGACCGCAAACGGACAAGTTGGCAACACCAGAAACAACGGTCGAATCTCCGCCCAAAACGATACCAAAACGGTATTAG